In Cuculus canorus isolate bCucCan1 chromosome 8, bCucCan1.pri, whole genome shotgun sequence, a single genomic region encodes these proteins:
- the LOC104058373 gene encoding E-selectin has product MICSWLLSLLAYGLMIPQGVNCWTYHYSDTNMTYREAELWCKERYTNMVAIQNKEEINYLNKVLPFNPGYYWIGIRKINEVWTWIGTNKVLTEEAKNWASGEPNGRGNNEDCVEIYIKRGKDDGKWNDEKCEKKKVALCYTASCNPSLCSGRGECIETINNHTCHCNPGFYGPECEFVKSCDPLEKPDHGSLECNHPLENFSYNSSCTIQCDEGYELTASESVFCTSSGVWSAPLSTCKAVTCPALEVPAHGAVNCSHSSVELTWGTTCEFTCDEGFALAGPAMLQCGSSGTWDRQQPSCAAVRCQAVTWPEEGFVTCDHDPADLTYRSRCDFQCSKGYVLDGPSSIECAAQGQWSKPLPKCKAVTCPALEMPAHGAVNCSHDSAELTWGTTCEFTCDEGFALAGPATLQCGSSGTWDRQQPSCAAVRCQAVTWPEEGFVTCDHDLGDLTYRSRCDFQCSEGYVLDGPSSIECAAQGQWSKPLPKCKVVQCEPLSSPEKGSMDCSHGGGNFTYNTACHFSCLEGWRLNGSHVLECSHSGNWSASPPTCEASDQVSYVSVGIAATSASLLSTASFLLWLARRFQRKAKKFTPSSSCQSLTIEGSFQSAGQNV; this is encoded by the exons ATGATTTGCTCGTGGCTCCTATCTCTTCTTGCTTATG GGCTTATGATACCGCAGGGAGTGAATTGTTGGACATACCATTATTCAGACACCAACATGACCTACAGGGAAGCAGAGCTGTGGTGCAAAGAGAGGTATACTAACATGGTTGCCATTCAGAATAAGGAGGAAATCAACTATCTCAATAAGGTCTTACCCTTCAATCCGGGTTACTACTGGATTGgaatcagaaaaattaatgaggTATGGACCTGGATTGGAACTAACAAAGTACTCACAGAAGAGGCAAAAAACTGGGCTTCGGGTGAGCCAAATGGCAGAGGGAACAACGAGGACTGCGTTGAAATCTACATCAAAAGAGGGAAAGATGATGGCAAATGGAATGAtgagaaatgtgagaaaaagaAGGTCGCCTTGTGCTACACAG catcTTGCAACCCATCTCTCTGCAGTGGCCGTGGAGAATGCATAGAGACTATTAACAATCACACCTGCCATTGTAACCCTGGATTCTATGGGCCTGAATGTGAGTTTG TTAAGAGTTGTGATCCACTGGAGAAACCTGATCATGGGAGCCTCGAGTGCAACCATCCATTGGAGAACTTCAGCTACAACTCATCCTGCACCATTCAGTGTGATGAAGGCTATGAACTGACTGCATCGGAATCTGTATTCTGTACCTCTTCTGGGGTCTGGTCTGCCCCTCTTTCAACATGTAAAG CTGTGACCTGTCCTGCCTTAGAAGTGCCTGCTCACGGTGCTGTGAACTGCTCCCATTCCTCTGTGGAGCTCACCTGGGGTACCACCTGCGAGTTCACCTGTGACGAAGGATTTGCCCTGGCAGGACCAGCCATGCTGCAGTGTGGGTCTTCTGGGACCTGGGACAGGCAGCAGCCATCCTGTGCAG CTGTGAGGTGTCAGGCTGTAACCTGGCCAGAAGAAGGCTTTGTGACCTGTGACCACGATCCTGCGGACCTCACCTATCGCTCGCGTTGTGATTTCCAGTGCAGCAAGGGCTATGTTCTGGATGGCCCATCCAGCATCGAGTGTGCAGCGCAGGGACAGTGGTCAAAGCCACTGCCAAAATGCAAAG CTGTGACCTGTCCTGCCTTAGAAATGCCTGCTCATGGTGCTGTGAACTGCTCCCATGACTCTGCGGAGCTCACCTGGGGTACCACCTGCGAGTTCACCTGTGACGAAGGATTTGCCCTGGCAGGACCAGCCACGCTGCAGTGTGGGTCTTCTGGGACCTGGGACAGGCAGCAGCCATCCTGTGCAG CTGTGAGATGTCAGGCTGTAACCTGGCCAGAAGAAGGCTTTGTGACCTGTGACCACGATCTTGGGGATCTCACCTATCGCTCGCGTTGTGATTTCCAGTGCAGCGAGGGCTATGTTCTGGACGGCCCATCCAGCATCGAGTGCGCAGCGCAGGGACAGTGGTCAAAGCCACTGCCAAAATGCAAAG ttgtaCAGTGTGAACCGCTGAGCTCTCCTGAGAAAGGCTCTATGGATTGCTCACATGGTGGCGGGAACTTCACATACAATACAGCCTGCCACTTCAGCTGTCTAGAAGGATGGAGACTCAATGGTTCTCATGTTCTTGAGTGCAGTCATTCTGGAAACTGGAGTGCTAGTCCACCCACCTGTGAAG cCTCCGATCAAGTCAGCTATGTCTCTGTGGGCATAGCAGCCACAAGTGCATCTCTGTTGTCCACGGCATCATTCCTCCTTTGGCTTGCAAGACGTTTCCAGAGAAAAG CAAAGAAATTTACTCCTTCCAG TAGCTGCCAAAGCCTCACCATTGAAGGCAGTTTCCAAAGCGCTGGCCAGAATGTCTGA